A genomic window from Coccinella septempunctata chromosome 9, icCocSept1.1, whole genome shotgun sequence includes:
- the LOC123320056 gene encoding ubiquitin recognition factor in ER-associated degradation protein 1 isoform X1, which translates to MYRDRNMEFQFGFMFPEINRNFSVSYFCYSVAMLPGNERQDVERGGKIIMPPSALEQLTRLNISYPMLFKLTNKKANRVSHCGVLEFVADEGKVYLPHWMMQNMNLREGDSIQVESIDLPVGTFSKFQPVSPDFLDITNPKAVLENCLRSFACLTKGDVIAVKYNQKIYELSVLETKPGDAISIIECDMNVEFAAPIGYKEPEFRKKEDEEMAVDPADLMPEPSGFVPFGGTGNRLDGKVRKDSTSSDMPAPKATYVRGIPDYDYQIGTITFMRKSTKTNNTKDKEEKDDFKPFSGSGNVLKGRI; encoded by the exons ATGTACAGGGATCGTAATATGGAG TTCCAGTTTGGATTCATGTTTCCCGAGATCAATCGAAACTTTAGTGTTTCCTATTTCTGTTACTCGGTAGCTATGCTACCGGGTAACGAAAGACAAGATGTTGAAAGAGGAGGAAAAA TTATAATGCCACCATCTGCGTTGGAACAGTTGACGAGACTGAATATTAGCTATCCCATGTTGTTTAAATTGACAAATAAGAAAGCTAACAGAGTTTCTCATTGTGGTGTGCTTGAATTTGTTGCTGATGAGGGTAAAGTGTATTTACCACACTGG ATGATGCAGAATATGAACCTTAGAGAGGGAGACTCCATTCAAGTGGAGAGCATTGATCTTCCAGTTGGAACCTTCTCAAAATTCCAACCAGTTTCTCCCGATTTTCTGGATATCACAAATCCAAAAGCTGTCTTAGAGAATTGTTTGAGATCATTTGCTTGTTTAACTAAAGGAGATGTTATTGCTGTAAAATACAATCAGAAAATATATGAATTGTCTGTGTTAGAAACAAAACCAGGTGATGCTATCAGTATCATTGAATGTGATATGAAC GTCGAATTTGCTGCCCCTATAGGATATAAAGAACCTGAATTTCGTAAAAAAGAGGATGAAGAGATGGCTGTAGACCCTGCTGACCTCATGCCAGAACCTTCGGGCTTTGTACCATTTGGTGGTACGGGTAACCGATTGGATGGTAAGGTCCGCAAGGACTCAACATCTTCAGATATGCCAGCTCCTAAAGCGACCTATGTGAGGGGCATCCCTGATTATGACTATCAAATTGGAACTATCACTTTCATGAGGAAAAGCACTAAAACCAATAATACTAAGGACAAGGAGGAAAAAGATGATTTTAAACCGTTCAGTGGTTCTGGAAATGTTTTGAAGGGAAGGATTTGA
- the LOC123320054 gene encoding uncharacterized protein LOC123320054: protein MFKKNVNKMDSKLLLLSLLSLFPSVLCDASLQIMKKVDKSYIPLSSTDSRFCLVEEKVGAHFSLLCELVFSRNETGYDDHISWIKKSNRFNATVDFDKLSAKNLEDFYDSLASSELNKAEKKFDPLKVSDNGSYICFTVKYKKYINIDIVVRSDERIIVDRPMVFREPMFCTDTMFKCMSNGVCIIRHYVCDGRADCKDGSDESFENCNGDPCKDKLRCDDGRCIPTAWCCDRNVDANCTVTNRPKCCQVSSETYEELEYGLPNLTAVQQNNASAKYLFISVCILSILFSLVLLLLILSKVMMFAKKTSLQQRHCPPDVAYYHQGSARTGRDQSIAMCHIPYNFYSFRDNLRDDLRNLPAEESDLGNPLLDLPGRNLDDRPPTYGELEQSRYSEPPPPYTSREVLNEDRN, encoded by the exons atgtttaaaaaaaatgtgaataaaATGGATTCTAAACTTTTATTACTTTCTTTATTGTCCTTATTTCCAAGTGTATTAT GCGATGCAAGTCTACAGATAATGAAGAAGGTGGATAAGTCCTACATCCCGTTGAGTTCAACGGATTCTCGTTTTTGTCTTGTGGAGGAGAAGGTTGGGGCACATTTTTCTCTGCTTTGTGAGTTGGTCTTTTCTCGCAATGAGACAGGATATGATGATCATATCTCATGGATTAAAAAGTCTAACAG ATTCAACGCCACAGTTGATTTTGATAAACTGAGCGCCAAAAATCTGGAAGATTTTTACGATTCCTTGGCTTCAAGCGAGCTTAATAAGGCAGAAAAGAAATTTGATCCATTGAAAGTCAGCGACAATGGTAGTTACATTTGTTTCACTGTAAAATACAAGAAATATATCAACATAGATATTGTGGTACGGAGCGATGAGAGGATCATAGTAGATCGACCGATGGTGTTCAGAGAACCAATGTTCTGTACAGATACCATGTTTAAATGTATGTCCAATGGTGTTTGTATCATTCGTCATTATGTATGTGATGGAAGGGCCGACTGTAAGGATGGATCTGACGAGAGTTTTGAAAATTGTAATGGAGACCCTTGCAAAG ATAAGCTGAGATGTGACGATGGGAGATGCATACCAACAGCTTGGTGTTGCGATAGGAACGTCGATGCTAACTGTACAGTTACAAATAGGCCTAAGTGTTGTCAGGTATCGTCTGAAA CTTATGAAGAATTAGAATACGGACTTCCGAATTTAACTGCGGTGCAACAGAACAATGCAAGTGCAAAATATCTGTTTATTTCAGTTT GCATACTGAGTATACTCTTTTCTCTGGTTCTCCTGCTCCTGATCCTATCGAAAGTGATGATGTTCGCCAAAAAGACATCTTTACAACAGAGACATTGTCCTCCGGATGTAGCATACTACCATCAGGGCTCCGCCAGAACCGGCAGAGACCAAAGTATAGCCATGTGCCACATCCCGTATAACTTTTACTCCTTCAGAGACAATCTCAGGGACGACTTGAGAAACCTACCAGCGGAAGAATCGGACTTAGGGAACCCCCTTCTGGATTTACCCGGCAGAAATCTGGATGATCGACCCCCCACCTACGGGGAACTCGAACAAAGCAGATATTCTGAACCACCTCCCCCATACACCAGTCGGGAGGTTTTGAACGAAGACAGGAATTGA
- the LOC123320057 gene encoding ubiquitin-conjugating enzyme E2 L3, with translation MAATRRLQKELGDIRQSGMKSFRDIHVDETNILTWQGLIVPDSPPYNKGAFKIEINFPAEYPFKPPKINFKTKIYHPNIDEKGQVCLPIISAENWKPATKTDQVIQALVALVNEPEPEHPLRADLAEEFLRDRKKFSKNAEEYTKKHSEKRPAD, from the exons ATGGCTGCCACACGGAGATTGCAAAAA GAATTAGGCGATATAAGACAATCTGGTATGAAGTCTTTTCGTGATATACATGTAGATGAAACTAATATTCTAACTTGGCAAGGTCTTATAGTACCA GATAGCCCCCCATATAACAAAGGtgcatttaaaattgaaataaattttccaGCAGAATATCCCTTCAAGCCCCCCAAGAtcaattttaaaacaaaaatttatcaTCCAAATATAGATGAAAAGGGTCAAGTTTGCTTACCGATCATAAGTGCCGAAAATTGGAAACCTGCTACAAAAACTGATCAAG TTATCCAAGCTTTGGTGGCTTTGGTCAATGAGCCTGAACCGGAGCATCCATTGAGGGCCGACTTAGCTGAAGAATTTCTGAGAGATAGAAAGAAATTTTCTAAAAATGCTGAAGAATATACCAAAAAGCATAGTGAAAAAAGGCCTGCCGATTAG
- the LOC123320047 gene encoding UV excision repair protein RAD23 homolog B: MKITLKNLQQQSFVIEMEPTITVKQLKEKIEKDAGAEYPSENLKLIYAGKILNDESPLSEYNIDEKKFIVVMVTKPKPPEKAKSGDGNPDQKSSQSSTPTTAPPQAQPAATPAPAVAATEAPSTAAITPITGDTTALSSTAESALLMGEEYEKMVKNITDMGYPRDQVEQALRASFNNPDRAVEYLINGIPANLDEQEAVSADMSGVDERQSEAGDPLAFLRTQPQFQQMRIVIQQNPQLLNAVLQQIGQTNPALLQLISQNQESFVRMLNEPAPGQGGATTPANATTGQGAVPPLAPPAGALPAGTIQVTSQDKAAIERLKALGFPEHLVVQAYFACDKNENLAANFLLSQNFDD, from the exons ATGAAGATCACATTGAAAAATCTACAACAACAATCATTCGTGATTGAAATGGAACCAACGATAACG gtCAAGCAACTCAAAGAAAAGATCGAAAAAGACGCTGGCGCCGAGTATCCTTcggaaaatctgaaactgatttATGCTG GAAAGATTCTCAACGACGAGAGTCCTTTGTCTGAATATAACATCGATGAGAAGAAGTTCATCGTTGTTATGGTCACAAAGCCAAAACCACCAGAAAAAGCTAAAAGTGGAGATGGAAATCCTGATCAAAAAAG TTCTCAGTCATCCACTCCCACCACAGCGCCTCCGCAGGCTCAGCCTGCCGCCACCCCAGCACCTGCAGTGGCAGCAACAGAGGCACCCTCCACAGCAGCAATTACCCCAATCACGGGAGATACCACAGCCTTGAGCAGCACAGCCGAATCAGCACTGTTGATGGGAGAAGAGTATGAGAAGATGGTCAAGAATATAACCGACATGGGTTATCCTAGGGATCAGGTTGAGCAAGCGCTTAGGGCCAGTTTTAACAACCCTGATCGGGCTGTTGAGTATCTCATCAATGGAATACCGGCAAATTTGGATGAACAGGAAGCT GTTAGTGCAGATATGTCTGGAGTGGATGAGAGACAGTCTGAAGCGGGTGATCCTCTTGCATTCCTCAGGACTCAACCTCAGTTCCAACAGATGAGGATTGTAATTCAACAGAATCCGCAGTTGTTGAATGCCGTTCTTCAGCAGATCGGGCAAACGAATCCTGCTTTACTTCAGCTAATTTCTCAGAATCAAGAATCGTTTGTTCGGATGTTGAATGAACCTGCGCCGGGTCAAGGAGGGGCAACTACGCCTGCTAATGCGACTACTG GTCAAGGGGCTGTTCCGCCTTTAGCTCCTCCAGCTGGTGCATTACCAGCCGGAACAATACAAGTAACGTCACAGGATAAAGCCGCCATCGAACGACTCAAAGCCTTGGGCTTCCCCGAACATCTAGTAGTGCAAGCATACTTTGCATGCGATAAAAATGAGAATTTGGCAGCCAATTTCTTGCTCTCGCAAAATTTTGATGATTAA
- the LOC123320052 gene encoding ATP-dependent DNA helicase Q5, with protein MEDDKIREALVTHFKHEKFKSKLQKRAIREIAQRKNDVLVTMPTGSGKSLCYQLPAMLYPQKVTIVFSPLLALIKDQIDHMKALKIHAVSLNSKILKSEREAIINDLKLVSPKTKLLYITPEQAATNTFKDILRNLSNFDKVAYIVVDEAHCVSQWGHDFRPEYLKLGALREICKAPYIALTATAGADVTRDILNSLHFGKEYKEFKTSCYRNNLFYDVYFLNVLENPFKHVKKFICDCLNFEKEKEVLPENKSCGLIYCRTREQTEFISEQLNKMKIQCLAYHAGLKNVERLEVQNKWQRGECPVIAATISFGMGVDKATVRFVIHWGVPRDPSSYYQESGRAGRDGEPSKCRVYYSRTDTKAIEFHLNQDLAKAKNTDAGRIKAENAISGFKRVVEFCENADDCRHNLFNRHFGEPVKKCLNNCDICVDKKGVAERAEHFHIKSIQYNSVMSKADDGDYGDLYGGGRKGINDDYNDYLKDDDDEDGSREQLDKQAKKETADFIRKQFELRKNPKEISAATIEKLFSNQARVKAAASTSSKVKGLTLATREQYLTKVTEGIKSNFNACMEDDILSQKDLEKCAVDVEYSVFSRTTTLMMYRSNLAKLIAKIKKCTDDHILYDDLEKLLSNQVEGEDSPNVGESDTPLNGFCKASDLLEKSQVYSGFQKASSLLEETSEVKDNQSKISEFFCVKSDSSSIKKRKMTNDKGDMKDLFGDESEDESMCKRQKTENNMEDCRLKDDWENDFADTLKNNMENDRLSIPKSSKKEDDENNCDKIKKSPESSKFETKSPKQSSNDVSSKQSSNGVSKNDKHLKKSSSPLESKEKSQRTDKDINTRTQVNTQDKHKVKSKLNKNEVGKYVVKLLTPAYAERRFESRDLFKKLARNISHNLVDKDHLEIKKYVEEFLRKNPKITDETSI; from the exons ATGGAGGATGATAAAATTAGAGAAGCGCTGGTAACACATTTCAAACACGAAAAGTTCAAATCGAAGTTACAAAAACGAGCTATACGTGAAATTGCACAAA GAAAAAATGATGTACTCGTAACAATGCCCACAGGGTCGGGAAAATCATTATGTTATCAATTACCAGCCATGTTATACCCACAAAAGGTTACCATTGTATTTTCCCCTCTATTGGCACTTATAAAGGATCAAATCGATCACATGAAAGCGTTGAAAATTCACGCTGTttcattgaattcaaaaattttgaaatctgaGCGAGAAGCAATAATAAACGATCTCAAGCTAGTGTCGCCCAAGACTAAACTATTGTACATAACTCCCGAACAAGCAGCAACTAACACATTCAAG GATATTTTGAGgaatttatcaaattttgatAAAGTGGCATACATCGTTGTGGATGAAGCTCATTGTGTGAGTCAGTGGGGTCATGATTTCAGGCCAGAGTACCTTAAACTTGGGGCTTTGCGAGAGATTTGCAAAGCACCTTATATTGCCTTGACTGCTACTGCAGGAGCTGAT GTCACCAGAGATATTTTAAAcagtttacattttgggaaagAGTACAAAGAATTCAAAACCTCTTGCTATAGGAACAATCTGTTTTATGATGTTTATTTCCTGAACGTTTTAGAGAACCCTTTTAAACATGTGAAGAAATTTATTTGCGACtgtttaaattttgaaaaagagaaagaagTATTACCTGAAAATAAATCTTGTGGACTTATTTACTGTAGAACAAGAGAACAGACAGAGTTTATTTCTGAGCAActgaacaaaatgaaaatacaGTGCCTTGCTTATCATGCTGGTCTGAAAAACGTTGAGAGGTTAGAGGTTCAGAATAAATGGCAGAGGGGAGAATGCCCTGTTATAGCTGCAACCATTAGTTTTGGAATGGGTGTAGATAAGGCTACAGTGAG ATTTGTTATTCATTGGGGAGTCCCAAGAGATCCATCGTCCTATTACCAAGAATCTGGGAGAGCTGGTAGAGATGGTGAACCCTCGAAGTGTAGGGTATATTATAGCAGAACTGACACCAAAGCCATCGAGTTCCATCTAAATCAAGATTTGGCAAAAGCTAAAAACACAGATGCTGGTAGGATAAAGGCGGAGAATGCAATATCTGGTTTTAAGAGGGTGGTCGAGTTTTGTGAGAATGCAGA TGACTGCCGTCATAACTTATTCAACCGACATTTTGGCGAaccagtgaaaaagtgcctcAATAACTGCGACATATGTGTTGATAAGAAAGGTGTAGCCGAGAGAGCTGaacattttcatatcaaaagcATACAATATAACAGTGTTATGTCAAAGGCTGATGATGGGGACTATGGTGATTTATATGGTGGTGGAAGGAAAGGAATAAATGA TGATTATAATGATTATTTGAAAGACGACGATGATGAAGATGGCAGTAGGGAACAATTGGACAAGCAAGCTAAAAAAGAGACAGCTGATTTCATCAGGAAACAATTTGAGTTGAGAAAAAATCCAAAG GAAATTTCTGCTGCCACAATTGAGAAGCTATTCTCCAATCAAGCTAGAGTGAAAGCTGCAGCTTCAACTTCTAGCAAAGTTAAGGGACTGACTCTCGCAACACGAGAACAGTATTTGACAAAAGTTACAGAAGGTATAAAAAGTAATTTCAACGCCTGCATGGAAGATGATATATTGAGTCAGAAAGATCTTGAAAAATGTGCTGTGGATGTTGAATACTCAGTTTTTTCTCGAACCACAACTTTGATGATGTACAGGAGTAATTTGGCAAAGTTG AtagcaaaaatcaaaaaatgtacTGATGATCATATTTTATATGATGACCTGGAGAAATTGTTATCGAATCAAGTAGAAGGTGAGGACAGTCCGAACGTTGGTGAATCAGATACACCTTTGAATGGGTTTTGTAAAGCTTCTGATTTGCTAGAGAAGAGTCAGGTATATAGTGGTTTTCAGAAGGCTTCGTCACTGCTGGAAGAAACGAGTGAAGTGAAAGATAACCAAAGTAAAATAAGTgaatttttttgtgtgaaaagtGACTCTTCTTCGATAAAAAAGAGGAAAATGACCAATGATAAAGGTGATATGAAAGATCTCTTCGGGGATGAATCTGAGGATGAAAGTATGTGTAAAAgacagaaaactgaaaataatatggAAGACTGTAGGTTGAAAG ATGACTGGGAAAATGACTTTGCCGATACATTAAAGAACAATATGGAAAATGACCGTTTGAGTATCCCAAAAAGCTCAAAAAAAGAAGATGATGAAAACAACTGTGATAAAATCAAAAAAAGTCCTGAAAGTTCTAAGTTTGAGACAAAATCGCCAAAACAGTCTTCTAATGACGTGAGCTCTAAGCAATCTTCAAATGGGGTATCGAAGAATGataaacatttgaaaaaatcatcaagtCCTCTAGAATCAAAGGAGAAGTCTCAAAGAACAGACAAAGATATAAATACCAGGACCCAAGTAAACACACAAGATAAACATAAAGTTAAAAGCAAATTAAATAAGAATGAAGTAGGAAAATATGTTGTTAAATTGCTTACACCAGCCTATGCTGAGAGACGATTTGAATCTAGGGACTTGTTCAAAAAACTAGCAAGAAATATATCTCACAATCTAGTTGATAAAG atcacTTAGAAATAAAGAAGTATGTTgaagagtttttacgaaaaaatCCTAAAATTACTGATGAAACATCTATTTAG
- the LOC123320048 gene encoding elongator complex protein 5, with translation MLNTYLKATPPSKFVLINDCLQEKGFPLINFLNEHHQKLNNEVKCFVFEGNFVKARSALSALKITSYDFTKNRDDVEETFRAQLTQNTVIIIDSLVHLIYSCGLVRTCNLLSSLAREMNDNQQIIAILHLDLLRNSKRTVQFLEHLATLSLTFEPSISRVNYTYKKVGGRVFKQIESYKFQQGQFITEEIKKQNVQELIQEKINEVCPENLSTFKIELSEADKESRDNLTLPYLPKEVDSTEGIIYNFDEEDDWDEEDPDDDLDL, from the exons ATGTTGAACACTTATTTAAAAGCCACACCACCTTCTAAATTCGTTTTAATAAATG ATTGTCTACAAgaaaagggttttcccctcataAATTTTCTCAATGAACATCATCAAAAACTCAACAATGAGGTGAAATGTTTTGTATTCGAAGGAAACTTCGTCAAGGCTAGATCAGCCCTGTCTGCGCTTAAAATCACAAGCTACGATTTCACGAAAAATAGGGATGATGTTGAGGAGACATTCAGAGCGCAGTTGACTCAAAATACCGTTATCATTATAGACTCTTTGGTTCATCTGATATATTCCTGTGGTTTAGTTAGGACTTGTAACTTACTCAGTTCTTTAGCACGAGAAATGAATG ATAATCAACAAATAATAGCAATATTACACTTGGACCTTTTGAGAAATAGTAAGAGGACTGTTCAATTTTTGGAGCATCTAGCAACCTTGAGTTTAACTTTCGAACCAAGCATCTCGAGGGTGAACTATACATATAAAAAAGTAGGAGGAAGAGTTTTCAAACAG ATAGAATCGTACAAGTTTCAACAAGGTCAGTTTATCACCGAGGAGATAAAGAAACAGAACGTACAGGAATTGATACAAGAAAAAATAAACGAGGTTTGTCCAGAAAATCTGTCGACGTTCAAAATTGAACTTTCAGAAGCGGACAAAGAATCCAGGGATAATCTCACATTGCCTTATTTACCAAA AGAAGTAGATTCTACCGAAGGTATTATATATAATTTCGACGAAGAAGACGACTGGGACGAGGAGGACCCTGATGATGATTTAgacttgtag
- the LOC123320049 gene encoding proteasome subunit beta type-3, whose product MSIMAYNGGAMLAMKGDGCVSIAADKRYGIQMQTVSTNFQKIFEMGPHLYVGLPGLATDTQTVMEKLRFRKNIYELKENRRISPKVMASMISNMLYEKRFGPFFVEPIVAGLDPVTYDPFICNMDLIGCINKPEEFVVGGTASAQLYGMCESVWEPNLGPDDLFETTAQALMNAFDRDAISGWGATVYIIEKDKVTIKELKTRMD is encoded by the exons ATG AGTATTATGGCATACAACGGTGGGGCTATGCTAGCCATGAAAGGGGACGGCTGTGTGTCCATAGCTGCTGATAAGCGTTACGGTATTCAAATGCAGACAGTCAGtacaaatttccaaaaaatcttCGAAATGGGACCCCACCTTTACGTAGGTTTACCTGGCTTAGCTACAGACACCCAAACGGTGATGGAAAAGCTTagattcaggaagaatatttatgAACTGAAAGAAAACAGGAGAATATCCCCCAAAGTGATGGCTTCTATGATATCCAATATGTTGTATGAGAAGAGATTTGGTCCCTTCTTTGTTGAACCCATTGTCGCAG GATTGGATCCAGTAACATACGATCCCTTCATATGTAACATGGACTTAATAGGCTGTATCAATAAGCCTGAAGAATTCGTAGTTGGAGGAACAGCCAGTGCACAGCTGTACGGTATGTGTGAATCTGTTTGGGAACCAAATTTAGGGCCAGACGATCTCTTTGAAACTACTGCACAAGCTTTAATGAATGCATTCGACAGGGATGCTATCTCAGGTTGGGGTGCCACTGTTTATATTAT AGAAAAAGATAAGGTCACAATTAAGGAATTAAAAACACGTATGGATTGA
- the LOC123320055 gene encoding UPF0046 protein C25E10.12 gives MGNISQKFTYNASLSMTELLELRDSLPQDMASQKIEVHHLTSNPTAAWKELAISQKVIKVNVKLPAKPVESNKVRFVCMSDTHSLLRNDFEVPHGDVYIHAGDFTRCGQKDEVIQFSTWLGTLPHKHKIVIAGNHELSFDETFSDLFRKKIALHLGSDDGEQVLNYGNTKDDIVDAVNEDNIRQHLSNCTYLEDSGIELYGIKIYGSPWQPEFGGWAFNIPRGEKCLSKWDKIPEDTDILITHTPPLGHGDLVCSGVRAGCVELLQTVQKRVKPKYHVFGHIHEGYGVSSDGRIIFINASTCDINYIPKNLPIVFDVPLPEGCSKD, from the exons ATGGGAAATATCAGTCAAAAATTTACTTATAATGCCTCTTTGTCCATGACGGAGTTGTTGGAGCTGAGAGATTCATTACCCCAAGACATGGCATCACAAAAAATAGAAGTTCATCACTTAACCAGTAACCCTACAGCAGCATGGAAAGAACTTGCAATATCTCAAAAAGTAATTAAAGTAAATGTAAAACTACCGGCTAAACCAGTAGAATCTAACAAAGTAAGATTTGTTTGTATGAGTGATACCCATTCTTTGTTGAGAAATGATTTTGAAGTACCACATGGGGATGTATATATACACGCCGGCGATTTCACAAGATGCGGTCAAAAAGACGAAGTGATACAATTTAGTACATGGCTGGGCACCCTTCCCCATAAGCACAAGATCGTAATTGCTGGCAATCACGAATTGAGCTTTGACGAGACATTTTCTGACTTATTCAGAAAGAAAATAGCATTACATTTAGGATCAGATGATGGCGAACAAGTTCTCAACTATGGAAACACCAAGGATGACATTGTGGACGCAGTAAATGAAGATAATATAAGACAGCATTTGTCTAATTGTACATATTTAGAAGACTCGGGAATAGAATTGTATGGTATTAAGATATATGGTTCTCCTTGGCAACCTGAATTTGGGGGTTGGGCATTTAATATACCTAGAG GTGAAAAATGTTTATCCAAATGGGATAAAATCCCTGAAGATACTGATATATTGATAACCCATACACCTCCTCTAGGTCACGGAGATTTGGTATGTTCAGGAGTTAGAGCAGGATGTGTTGAATTACTTCAAACAGTACAAAAAAGGGTGAAACCAAAGTACCATGTGTTTGGCCATATACACGAGGGATATGGAGTGTCCTCAGATGGAAGAATAATCTTCATTAACGCTTCTACATGTGATATTAATTATATTCCGAAGAACTTGCCTATAGTGTTCGACGTACCATTGCCTGAAGGCTGTTCTAAAGATTAG
- the LOC123320056 gene encoding ubiquitin recognition factor in ER-associated degradation protein 1 isoform X2, protein MFQFGFMFPEINRNFSVSYFCYSVAMLPGNERQDVERGGKIIMPPSALEQLTRLNISYPMLFKLTNKKANRVSHCGVLEFVADEGKVYLPHWMMQNMNLREGDSIQVESIDLPVGTFSKFQPVSPDFLDITNPKAVLENCLRSFACLTKGDVIAVKYNQKIYELSVLETKPGDAISIIECDMNVEFAAPIGYKEPEFRKKEDEEMAVDPADLMPEPSGFVPFGGTGNRLDGKVRKDSTSSDMPAPKATYVRGIPDYDYQIGTITFMRKSTKTNNTKDKEEKDDFKPFSGSGNVLKGRI, encoded by the exons ATG TTCCAGTTTGGATTCATGTTTCCCGAGATCAATCGAAACTTTAGTGTTTCCTATTTCTGTTACTCGGTAGCTATGCTACCGGGTAACGAAAGACAAGATGTTGAAAGAGGAGGAAAAA TTATAATGCCACCATCTGCGTTGGAACAGTTGACGAGACTGAATATTAGCTATCCCATGTTGTTTAAATTGACAAATAAGAAAGCTAACAGAGTTTCTCATTGTGGTGTGCTTGAATTTGTTGCTGATGAGGGTAAAGTGTATTTACCACACTGG ATGATGCAGAATATGAACCTTAGAGAGGGAGACTCCATTCAAGTGGAGAGCATTGATCTTCCAGTTGGAACCTTCTCAAAATTCCAACCAGTTTCTCCCGATTTTCTGGATATCACAAATCCAAAAGCTGTCTTAGAGAATTGTTTGAGATCATTTGCTTGTTTAACTAAAGGAGATGTTATTGCTGTAAAATACAATCAGAAAATATATGAATTGTCTGTGTTAGAAACAAAACCAGGTGATGCTATCAGTATCATTGAATGTGATATGAAC GTCGAATTTGCTGCCCCTATAGGATATAAAGAACCTGAATTTCGTAAAAAAGAGGATGAAGAGATGGCTGTAGACCCTGCTGACCTCATGCCAGAACCTTCGGGCTTTGTACCATTTGGTGGTACGGGTAACCGATTGGATGGTAAGGTCCGCAAGGACTCAACATCTTCAGATATGCCAGCTCCTAAAGCGACCTATGTGAGGGGCATCCCTGATTATGACTATCAAATTGGAACTATCACTTTCATGAGGAAAAGCACTAAAACCAATAATACTAAGGACAAGGAGGAAAAAGATGATTTTAAACCGTTCAGTGGTTCTGGAAATGTTTTGAAGGGAAGGATTTGA